In one window of Drosophila mauritiana strain mau12 chromosome X, ASM438214v1, whole genome shotgun sequence DNA:
- the LOC117148293 gene encoding 60S ribosomal export protein NMD3 codes for MDHEYVGVSPLGAADGKGAASNAIILCCECGVAIQPNPANMCVTCLRNHVDITENIPKQAVLHFCRNCERYLQPPNEWIQAALESRELLAICLKKLKGLKEVKLVDAGFIWTEQHSKRIKVKLTVHGEITGGTVLQQVFVVEFTVQNQMCNDCHRTEAKDFWRCLVQVRQRAENKKTFYYLEQLILKHKAHENTLGIKPEHGGLDFFYANDNHARRMVDFLLTMVPGKVTTSKRLISHDIHSNNYNYKYNWSVEIAPVSKDSAVCLSKKLRHQLGNLSPVVLVNRVSSSIHLIDPLTAQIAELTSQVYFRAPFEAICNPKQLVEYVVMDIDVIMEKDRKTYPGQGQVSFKHALCDIWVVRASELGINDNPIHTRSHLGHLLKVGDSVMGYNTGEANINDLEFDKLSTDEIPDVILVRKHYDRQTRLSQRVWKIKHLAAEATDERSKYDYHEFLDDLEENEDIRGQVNIYRDTNKTIPIEAQAAGGDVPQITLEEMLEDMTLECADDEMGEEGDADETEPQL; via the exons ATGGATCACGAATACGTTGGGGTTAGCCCGCTGGGCGCCGCGGATGGCAAGGGCGCCGCATCGAACGCCATCATCCTGTGCTGCGAGTGCGGAGTGGCCATCCAGCCGAATCCGGCCAACATGTGCGTCACCTGCCTGCGCAACCATGTCGACATCACGGAGAACATCCCGAAGCAGGCCGTGCTCCACTTCTGTCGTAATTGCGAGCGCTATCTGCAACCGCCGAACGAGTGGATACAGGCTGCCTTGGAGTCCCGCGAACTCTTGGCCATTTGCCTTAAGAAGCTAAAAGGCCTGAAGGAAGTGAAGTTGGTGGATGCCGGCTTCATCTGGACAGAACAGCACTCCAAGCGCATAAAGGTTAAGCTGACTGTGCATGGAGAGATCACCGGGGGAACTGTACTCCAGCAGGTCTTCGTGGTGGAGTTCACTGTACAAAACCAGATGTGCAACGACTGCCATCGGACCGAGGCCAAGGACTTCTGGCGCTGCCTCGTGCAGGTTCGTCAGCGGGCGGAGAACAAGAAGACCTTTTACTATCTGGAACAGCTGATCCTTAAGCACAAAGCCCACGAGAACACTCTGGGCATAAAGCCGGAGCATGGCGGCCTGGATTTCTTCTACGCCAATGATAACCATGCCCGGCGCATGGTTGATTTCCTGCTGACCATGGTGCCCGGCAAGGTAACAACCTCGAAGCGTCTCATCTCTCACGACATCCACAGCAACAACTATAACTACAAGTACAACTGGTCAGTGGAAATAGCACCAGTATCGAAGGACAGTGCAGTTTGCCTGTCTAAGAAGCTGCGCCACCAGCTGGGTAATCTCTCGCCAGTGGTTCTGGTCAACCGGGTGTCCAGCAGCATTCACTTGATTGATCCCCTGACTGCACAGATTGCAGAACTCACCTCGCAGGTCTATTTCAG AGCTCCATTTGAGGCCATCTGCAATCCCAAGCAGCTGGTTGAGTACGTCGTAATGGACATTGATGTGATCATGGAGAAGGATCGAAAGACCTATCCTGGTCAAGGGCAGGTTTCCTTTAAGCACGCCCTCTGCGACATTTGGGTGGTGCGCGCCTCGGAGCTGGGCATCAACGATAACCCCATTCACACACGATCCCACTTGGGCCACCTGCTCAAGGTGGGCGATTCCGTAATGGGCTACAACACCGGAGAGGCCAACATCAACGATCTGGAGTTCGACAAATTGTCGACGGATGAAATTCCGGATGTGATTCTTGTGCGCAAGCACTACGATCGACAGACCAGACTCAGCCAGCGCGTATGGAAGATTAAGCATCTGGCGGCGGAGGCCACCGATGAGCGCAGCAAGTACGACTACCACGAGTTCCTTGACGATCTCGAGGAAAACGAGGATATCCGCGGTCAGGTCAACATCTATCGGGACACAAACAAGACGATACCAATCGAGGCACAGGCCGCTGGAGGTGATGTACCCCAGATCACACTGGAGGAGATGTTGGAAGACATGACGTTGGAGTGCGCAGACGACGAAATGGGCGAGGAGGGAGATGCCGACGAGACAGAGCCACAGTTGTag